The following are from one region of the Pseudazoarcus pumilus genome:
- a CDS encoding DUF2249 domain-containing protein has translation MNELPLFDESVHVFDARGVAKRFRHAAIFGALESLGDGETMRFVNDHDPLPLLRQISERYGNQIAAEYRVRAAGEIVIDFAIRLGEHAGVPATAAAGAAASEGCGGGGGSGCCSHR, from the coding sequence ATGAACGAACTTCCGCTTTTCGACGAATCCGTCCACGTCTTCGACGCCCGCGGCGTGGCCAAGCGCTTCCGCCATGCGGCGATCTTCGGTGCGCTCGAGTCGCTCGGTGACGGCGAGACCATGCGTTTCGTCAACGACCACGACCCGCTGCCCTTGCTGCGCCAGATCAGCGAGCGCTACGGCAATCAGATCGCGGCCGAATATCGCGTGCGCGCAGCGGGCGAGATCGTCATCGATTTCGCCATCCGCCTGGGCGAGCACGCGGGCGTGCCGGCGACGGCCGCAGCGGGCGCCGCGGCCAGTGAAGGTTGCGGTGGTGGCGGGGGAAGCGGCTGCTGCTCGCATCGCTGA
- a CDS encoding metal ABC transporter solute-binding protein, Zn/Mn family: MKALLRALLLAIVASFAQPLFAAELRVVTSFSILADLVRQIGGDRVQVTSLVDFDGDAHAWQPRPSDARAVLDADLIVANGLGFDAWLERLAESSGARRPVIASTGARTLEHDDGHDHHGHDHGALDPHAWQDVGNARVYAANIAAALVASDPAGAPVYREHLTRFDAELAALDAEIRERLADVPEHARKVVTSHDAFNYFGAAYGVRFVAAAGVGSQSEVSAAAMARLIRQLRREKAPVVFLENVNDPRLIERIGAEAGARVGGTLYSDALSSPDGPAPTYAAMMRHNLETLLAGLQP; encoded by the coding sequence ATGAAAGCACTGCTCCGCGCCCTGCTCCTCGCCATTGTCGCAAGCTTCGCCCAGCCGCTGTTCGCGGCCGAACTGCGCGTCGTCACCAGCTTCAGCATCCTCGCCGATCTCGTGCGCCAGATCGGCGGCGATCGCGTTCAGGTGACATCCCTCGTCGATTTCGACGGCGACGCCCACGCCTGGCAACCGCGCCCGTCGGATGCGCGCGCCGTGCTCGATGCCGACCTGATCGTCGCCAACGGACTGGGCTTCGACGCCTGGCTGGAGCGACTGGCCGAATCGAGCGGCGCGCGCCGCCCGGTGATCGCTTCGACCGGCGCGCGCACGCTCGAACACGACGACGGGCACGACCACCACGGCCACGATCACGGGGCACTCGACCCGCACGCCTGGCAGGACGTGGGCAACGCCCGCGTCTATGCGGCCAACATTGCCGCCGCACTGGTCGCCTCAGACCCGGCCGGCGCACCGGTCTACCGCGAGCACCTGACGCGCTTCGATGCCGAACTGGCGGCACTCGACGCCGAGATTCGCGAACGCCTGGCCGACGTACCCGAGCACGCACGCAAGGTGGTCACCTCGCACGACGCCTTCAACTACTTCGGCGCGGCCTACGGGGTGCGTTTCGTCGCGGCAGCCGGCGTGGGCAGCCAGAGCGAAGTCTCGGCCGCCGCGATGGCGCGACTGATCCGCCAGCTGCGCCGGGAGAAGGCGCCGGTGGTGTTTCTCGAGAACGTCAACGACCCGCGCCTGATCGAGCGCATCGGCGCCGAAGCCGGTGCGCGCGTGGGCGGTACGCTGTACTCGGACGCGCTGTCGAGTCCGGACGGGCCGGCGCCGACCTATGCGGCGATGATGCGCCACAACCTCGAGACGCTGCTCGCCGGCCTGCAACCCTGA
- a CDS encoding metal ABC transporter permease, translating into MFDALVAPFLDFEFMRRALAGCLALALGATPVGVFLLLRRMSLMGDAMSHAILPGAALGYLAFGLSLGAMTIGGIVAGLVVVLAAGLVARSSILKEDASLAAFYLMSLAAGVLIVSLRGRNLDLLHVLFGSVLSLDDASLLLIAAITSVTLAALALLYRPLVMECFDPSFLRSVGRWSPVAHYGFLALVVFNLVSGFHALGTLMAVGIMILPAASARLWVRRLPTMLVTASTIAFASGVLGLLASFHLDVPAGPAIVLTAGLAHVTSILIAPGGTLGARLYRRRRHLAA; encoded by the coding sequence ATGTTCGATGCGCTCGTCGCCCCCTTCCTCGACTTCGAATTCATGCGCCGCGCGCTGGCCGGTTGCCTCGCACTGGCGCTGGGCGCCACGCCGGTGGGCGTATTCCTGCTGCTGCGCCGCATGAGCCTGATGGGCGATGCGATGAGCCACGCCATCCTGCCCGGCGCCGCGCTCGGCTATCTGGCCTTCGGCCTGTCGCTGGGCGCGATGACCATCGGCGGCATCGTCGCCGGTCTGGTGGTGGTGCTCGCCGCCGGGCTGGTGGCGCGCTCGTCCATCCTCAAGGAGGACGCCAGCCTCGCCGCCTTCTACCTGATGTCGCTGGCCGCCGGCGTGCTGATCGTGTCGCTGCGCGGACGCAACCTCGACCTGCTGCACGTGCTGTTCGGCTCGGTGCTCTCGCTCGACGACGCCTCGCTGCTGCTGATCGCGGCGATCACCAGCGTGACACTGGCCGCGCTGGCGCTGCTTTACCGCCCGCTGGTCATGGAATGCTTCGACCCCAGCTTCCTGCGCAGCGTGGGCCGCTGGAGTCCGGTCGCGCACTACGGCTTCCTGGCGCTGGTGGTGTTCAACCTGGTCAGCGGCTTTCACGCGCTGGGCACGCTGATGGCGGTGGGCATCATGATCCTGCCCGCGGCCTCGGCCCGGTTGTGGGTGCGGCGCCTGCCGACCATGCTGGTCACGGCCAGCACCATCGCCTTCGCCAGCGGCGTGCTCGGTCTGCTCGCCTCGTTCCATCTGGACGTACCCGCGGGCCCGGCCATCGTGCTCACCGCCGGCCTGGCCCATGTGACGTCCATTCTCATCGCGCCGGGCGGTACGCTCGGCGCCCGCCTGTATCGCCGTCGCCGCCATCTCGCGGCCTGA
- a CDS encoding metal ABC transporter ATP-binding protein, which yields MNTTPDSDPVLVFGNLTLGYDRHPAVHHLDCEIARGALLAVVGPNGAGKSTLLKAIAGELEPLEGRYVLGVRRDRIAYLPQRGELELGFPLSVFDMVAMGLWRRLGAFGALGRDEATRVHDVLAHVGLSGLENRPVGTLSGGQLQRARFARLMLQDAELLLLDEPFNAIDTRTTEDLCALILGWHGEGRSIVAVLHDMELVRRTFPQCLLLAREPLGFGPTESVLTPELLSRARVLAESFDEDAPVCHRHEHGESA from the coding sequence ATGAACACTACGCCTGACAGCGATCCGGTGCTGGTCTTCGGAAATCTCACACTCGGCTACGACCGCCATCCGGCCGTGCATCACCTCGACTGCGAGATCGCGCGCGGCGCGCTGCTGGCCGTCGTGGGGCCCAATGGCGCAGGAAAATCCACGCTGCTCAAGGCCATCGCCGGCGAGCTCGAACCGCTCGAAGGCCGCTATGTGCTCGGCGTGCGCCGCGATCGCATCGCCTACCTGCCGCAGCGTGGCGAACTCGAACTGGGCTTTCCACTGTCGGTCTTCGACATGGTGGCGATGGGGCTGTGGCGTCGCCTTGGCGCCTTCGGCGCGCTGGGTCGCGATGAGGCGACACGCGTGCATGACGTACTCGCGCACGTCGGTCTGAGCGGGCTGGAAAACCGGCCCGTGGGCACGCTCTCGGGCGGCCAGCTGCAGCGCGCACGCTTCGCGCGCCTGATGCTGCAGGACGCCGAGCTGCTGCTGCTCGACGAGCCGTTCAACGCCATCGACACGCGCACCACCGAAGACCTGTGCGCGCTGATCCTCGGCTGGCATGGCGAGGGGCGCAGCATCGTCGCCGTGCTGCACGACATGGAACTGGTGCGCCGCACCTTCCCGCAGTGTCTGCTGCTCGCGCGCGAGCCGCTCGGCTTCGGTCCGACCGAATCGGTCCTCACGCCCGAACTGCTGTCGCGCGCGCGCGTGCTGGCCGAATCCTTCGACGAGGATGCGCCGGTGTGTCACCGCCACGAGCACGGGGAGTCGGCGTGA
- a CDS encoding DUF2796 domain-containing protein, with product MHPIRSCCAILALAISSTAAAQHAHEHGVADLRIAVDGATVLVEFDSPLANLVGFEHAPRDAAQREALAALAERLHEPQGLLSLPAAARCEPVAIEIEVPGHEDEHGHGHDHDKHDHGHAHDHADEHADAFAAWEFRCESIDALDGVELRLIEAFPTIRTLRVNVAAPGGQSSRRVSAARERVAL from the coding sequence ATGCATCCGATCCGTTCTTGCTGCGCGATCCTCGCGCTTGCGATTTCCTCCACGGCCGCCGCGCAGCATGCCCACGAGCACGGCGTGGCCGACCTGCGCATCGCCGTCGACGGGGCGACCGTGCTGGTCGAATTCGATTCACCGCTGGCCAATCTGGTCGGTTTCGAGCATGCCCCGCGCGACGCGGCCCAGCGCGAGGCGCTGGCCGCGCTGGCCGAGCGTCTGCACGAGCCGCAAGGGCTGTTGTCGCTGCCTGCGGCCGCGCGCTGCGAGCCGGTCGCGATCGAGATCGAGGTTCCCGGTCACGAGGACGAGCATGGCCATGGGCACGATCACGACAAGCACGATCATGGGCATGCCCACGATCATGCGGATGAGCATGCCGACGCCTTCGCGGCCTGGGAATTCCGCTGCGAAAGCATCGACGCACTCGACGGCGTCGAGCTTCGCCTGATCGAAGCCTTCCCGACGATCCGCACGCTGCGTGTGAACGTCGCCGCACCCGGAGGGCAGAGCTCGCGGCGGGTGAGTGCGGCGAGGGAGCGCGTCGCCCTGTGA
- a CDS encoding ABC transporter ATP-binding protein codes for MTAPQAVVLEDVVFAWPGADAPCLDVPELCIAAGESVFLHGPSGSGKSTLLSLIGGVLSPQQGRVAVLDTELTALRMRARDAFRADHIGFIFQLFNLVPYLSALDNILLPCRFAPSRAARIDGAPTDEARRLAARLDLHEALLARPAAQLSVGQQQRVAAARALIGRPGLIVADEPTSALDADRQQGFVDLLLGECAASGASLLFVSHDERLATHFARQVALPEINRAGAGEDER; via the coding sequence GTGACCGCGCCGCAGGCCGTCGTCCTCGAGGACGTCGTGTTCGCCTGGCCTGGCGCCGATGCGCCGTGTCTGGATGTGCCTGAATTGTGCATCGCGGCCGGCGAGAGCGTGTTCCTGCACGGGCCCAGTGGCAGCGGCAAGTCCACGCTGCTGTCTCTGATCGGAGGCGTTCTGTCGCCGCAGCAAGGGCGAGTCGCGGTGCTCGACACCGAGCTGACTGCGTTGCGCATGCGCGCGCGCGACGCCTTTCGTGCCGATCACATCGGCTTCATCTTCCAGTTGTTCAATCTGGTGCCCTACCTTTCGGCACTCGACAACATCCTGCTGCCGTGCCGCTTCGCGCCCTCGCGCGCCGCGCGCATCGACGGCGCGCCCACCGACGAGGCGAGGCGGCTGGCCGCACGGCTTGATCTGCACGAGGCGCTGCTCGCGCGCCCGGCCGCGCAACTGTCGGTCGGTCAGCAGCAGCGTGTGGCTGCCGCGCGTGCGCTGATCGGCCGGCCCGGGCTGATCGTCGCAGACGAGCCGACTTCGGCGCTCGATGCCGACCGCCAGCAAGGCTTCGTGGACCTGTTGCTCGGCGAGTGCGCGGCCTCGGGCGCGAGCCTGCTCTTCGTCAGCCATGACGAGCGCCTGGCCACGCACTTCGCACGCCAGGTGGCGCTGCCGGAGATCAACCGCGCCGGCGCCGGAGAGGACGAACGATGA